One window from the genome of Magnolia sinica isolate HGM2019 chromosome 4, MsV1, whole genome shotgun sequence encodes:
- the LOC131242813 gene encoding probable methyltransferase At1g29790 produces the protein MAGAVSLKIGDGTARFKRASLCSSALNIVMLFSVLTTNLFALYAFTSSPNPHHHHHHKNISLISEHVSLILREIEFSQKKLSQMEKQILGYQNLDLSLPNLPTELTSFLRRHTLPLGKDSRSGITELVASVAHSCASSIHLLSQYMNYKPGGACPDDSHLAQKLVSHGCEPLPRRRCFAPVVSKAGRLFRFPLSLWANVSDQVVASWTGFSCKGFRCLNGKKLGGDCIGCFDLTDGGLEKQRWIKARGKNDFVIDDVLAMGGGNIRIGFDLGGGSGTFAARMAERNVTVVTRALNENAPFNEFIAARGLFPIFVTFDQRFPFYNGIFDLVHTSNGLGDMARPEKLEFLMFDVDRILRAGGLFWLDNFHCVDEERKKTVTRLIERFGYKKLRWVVGEKVDGSGTGKPQVYMSAVLQKPVRG, from the coding sequence atggcgGGAGCTGTATCTCTGAAGATCGGAGATGGAACTGCAAGATTCAAGAGAGCATCGCTCTGTTCATCAGCTCTGAACATTGTTATGCTCTTCTCAGTCCTCACTACCAATCTCTTCGCCCTCTATGCCTTCACTTCATCACCAAACCCTCACCATCATCACCACCACAAGAACATCTCCCTCATTTCCGAACATGTCTCTCTCATCCTTCGCGAAATCGAATTCTCCCAAAAGAAGCTCTCTCAGATGGAGAAACAGATCCTTGGTTACCAAAACCTCGATCTTTCACTTCCCAATCTTCCCACCGAACTCACTTCCTTCCTCCGCCGCCATACTCTCCCCCTCGGCAAGGATTCCCGCTCCGGCATTACCGAGCTCGTCGCCTCCGTCGCCCACTCCTGCGCTTCTTCCATCCATCTCCTCTCCCAGTACATGAATTACAAGCCCGGCGGTGCTTGCCCCGACGACTCCCATCTCGCCCAGAAGCTCGTTTCGCATGGCTGCGAGCCTCTGCCTCGCCGGAGATGCTTCGCTCCGGTGGTCTCTAAGGCGGGCCGCCTCTTTCGTTTCCCTCTTTCGCTCTGGGCCAACGTCAGCGATCAGGTTGTTGCCAGCTGGACTGGGTTTTCTTGCAAGGGCTTCCGCTGCTTGAATGGGAAGAAACTGGGCGGGGATTGCATCGGTTGCTTTGATCTGACCGATGGTGGTCTTGAGAAGCAGAGGTGGATCAAAGCCAGGGGTAAGAATGATTTCGTTATCGATGATGTGTTGGCAATGGGGGGTGGGAATATCAGGATTGGGTTTGATCTTGGAGGCGGGTCTGGGACCTTTGCGGCTCGAATGGCAGAGAGGAATGTTACTGTAGTTACTCGTGCGCTGAATGAGAATGCGCCTTTCAATGAGTTCATTGCTGCCAGGGGGCTCTTCCCAATCTTTGTGACGTTTGACCAGAGGTTTCCGTTTTATAATGGTATCTTTGATCTGGTCCACACGTCGAATGGTCTTGGCGACATGGCCCGACCGGAGAAGTTGGAATTCTTGATGTTTGATGTTGATAGGATTCTGCGGGCAGGGGGCCTGTTTTGGTTGGATAACTTCCATTGTGTTGATGAAGAGCGGAAGAAGACGGTCACACGGTTGATCgagcggtttggatataagaagCTGAGGTGGGTCGTAGGAGAGAAGGTTGACGGTTCAGGAACTGGGAAGCCTCAGGTTTACATGTCAGCTGTTCTGCAGAAGCCAGTTAGAGGATGA